The Cylindrospermopsis curvispora GIHE-G1 genome contains a region encoding:
- the trpB gene encoding tryptophan synthase subunit beta yields MITTPLSPNLSQASSVPDNLGRFGRFGGKYVPETLMPALFELEAAYQRYRHDPDFQTELQILLKDYVGRSTPLYFAQRLTAHYARPDGTGAQIYLKREDLNHTGAHKINNALGQVLLAKRMGKQRIIAETGAGQHGVATATVCARFGLKCVIYMGVHDMERQSLNVFRMRLMGAEVRGVAAGTGTLKDATSEAIRDWVTNVETTHYILGSVAGPHPYPMMVRDFHAVIGRETREQAMEKWGGLPDILLACVGGGSNAMGLFHEFVKEPSVRLIGVEAAGEGVDTGKHAATLTKGQVGVLHGAMSYLLQDGEGQVIEPHSISAGLDYPGVGPEHSYMKDTGRAEYYSVTDKEALEAFQRLSQLEGIIPALETSHAIAYLETLCPQLVGSPRIVINCSGRGDKDVQTAAKFLIPG; encoded by the coding sequence GTGATTACTACTCCCCTTTCTCCTAACCTGTCCCAAGCTAGTTCTGTCCCCGATAATCTGGGGCGTTTTGGTCGCTTTGGGGGCAAATACGTTCCAGAAACTTTAATGCCAGCTTTGTTTGAATTGGAAGCTGCTTATCAGCGTTACCGCCATGATCCGGATTTTCAGACAGAATTACAGATCTTATTAAAAGATTATGTGGGACGCTCCACACCTCTATACTTTGCCCAAAGACTTACGGCTCATTATGCTCGTCCCGATGGTACTGGAGCGCAAATTTACTTAAAGCGTGAGGATTTAAATCATACAGGTGCTCATAAAATTAATAATGCTCTTGGTCAGGTACTTTTAGCCAAACGCATGGGTAAACAGCGAATTATTGCTGAAACCGGAGCAGGACAGCACGGGGTAGCCACAGCAACGGTATGCGCCAGGTTTGGTTTAAAATGTGTTATTTATATGGGCGTTCATGACATGGAACGCCAATCTTTAAATGTGTTTAGAATGCGACTAATGGGGGCGGAGGTGAGAGGGGTAGCTGCGGGAACAGGTACTCTTAAAGATGCCACGTCTGAAGCCATTCGGGATTGGGTGACTAATGTGGAAACAACTCACTATATTCTAGGATCAGTTGCTGGTCCCCATCCTTACCCCATGATGGTGCGAGACTTTCATGCTGTGATTGGTCGGGAAACCCGGGAGCAAGCTATGGAAAAATGGGGCGGTTTACCAGATATTCTTTTGGCTTGTGTGGGAGGGGGTTCTAATGCTATGGGACTTTTCCATGAGTTTGTTAAAGAACCTTCTGTACGATTAATTGGTGTAGAAGCAGCTGGTGAAGGAGTGGATACTGGTAAACATGCTGCTACTTTGACCAAAGGACAAGTGGGTGTATTGCATGGTGCCATGAGTTATTTGCTACAAGACGGGGAGGGACAGGTTATTGAACCACACTCTATTAGTGCAGGACTTGATTATCCCGGTGTTGGACCAGAGCACAGTTACATGAAGGATACGGGTAGAGCCGAATATTATAGCGTAACAGATAAGGAAGCTTTAGAGGCTTTTCAAAGACTGTCCCAATTGGAGGGGATTATACCAGCTTTGGAAACATCCCATGCGATCGCCTATTTAGAAACTTTATGTCCCCAGTTAGTAGGTAGTCCACGAATTGTGATTAACTGTTCTGGTAGGGGTGATAAGGATGTACAGACAGCAGCTAAGTTTCTTATTCCAGGGTAA
- a CDS encoding NAD(P)H-quinone oxidoreductase subunit J: protein MADVESQAESKLVPAGQVSTWLTENGFDHESLNPDVNGVEIIKVASDFLLPTATALYAYGFNYLQFQGGIDLGPGQDLVSVYHLIKVSSDADKPAEVRIKVFLPRENPVVPSVYWIWRTADWQERESYDMFGIIYEGHPNLKRILMPEDWVGWPLRKDYISPDFYELQDAY, encoded by the coding sequence GTGGCTGATGTGGAATCTCAAGCGGAATCTAAACTGGTTCCTGCAGGTCAGGTTTCTACCTGGTTAACGGAAAATGGCTTTGACCATGAGTCTTTAAATCCTGATGTCAACGGTGTAGAAATTATTAAGGTGGCATCGGATTTTTTACTACCCACCGCAACGGCTTTATATGCTTATGGGTTTAATTATCTCCAGTTTCAAGGAGGTATTGATTTAGGTCCTGGGCAGGATTTGGTTAGTGTTTACCATTTGATTAAGGTCAGTAGTGATGCTGATAAACCAGCCGAAGTAAGAATTAAGGTATTCTTACCCAGAGAGAATCCCGTTGTACCATCTGTGTACTGGATTTGGCGGACTGCTGACTGGCAAGAACGGGAATCCTATGACATGTTTGGTATTATTTATGAGGGTCATCCCAATTTGAAACGAATCCTCATGCCTGAAGATTGGGTGGGTTGGCCTTTACGTAAGGACTACATTTCACCGGATTTCTACGAGTTGCAAGATGCTTATTAA
- the ndhK gene encoding photosynthetic/respiratory NAD(P)H-quinone oxidoreductase subunit K — protein sequence MVVGSNLTTQDKERIINPIERPTVTQELSENVILTTVDDLYNWARLSSLWPLLFGTACCFIEFAALIGSRFDFDRFGLIPRSSPRQADLLITAGTITMKMGPQLVRLYEQMPEPKYVIAMGACTITGGMFSVDSPSAVRGVDKLIPVDVYLPGCPPRPEAIIDAIIKLRKKIANDSMQERNQIKQTHRYYSTTHSMKPVPEILTGKYLQSETRYNPPKELTQAIGMPVPPALLTSRTKEEQKRG from the coding sequence ATGGTCGTAGGTTCTAATTTAACCACCCAGGACAAAGAAAGAATTATTAATCCTATTGAGCGACCCACGGTTACTCAGGAACTGTCAGAAAATGTGATCTTAACCACGGTAGATGACCTCTATAACTGGGCCAGGCTTTCCAGTTTGTGGCCTTTGTTATTTGGCACGGCCTGTTGTTTCATCGAATTTGCTGCCCTAATTGGCTCTCGTTTTGACTTTGACCGTTTTGGGTTAATTCCCCGTTCTAGCCCCCGTCAAGCTGATTTATTGATTACTGCTGGCACAATTACCATGAAGATGGGTCCCCAATTGGTACGTCTTTATGAACAAATGCCTGAACCTAAGTATGTGATCGCTATGGGGGCTTGTACTATTACTGGTGGTATGTTTAGCGTGGACTCTCCTAGTGCAGTGCGGGGAGTGGATAAGTTGATTCCTGTAGATGTGTATTTACCCGGTTGTCCACCTCGTCCGGAAGCGATTATTGACGCGATTATTAAGTTGCGCAAGAAAATTGCTAATGATTCTATGCAGGAACGGAATCAAATCAAGCAAACCCATCGCTATTACAGTACTACTCACAGCATGAAACCAGTTCCAGAGATTTTAACTGGTAAGTATTTACAATCAGAAACTCGCTATAATCCACCTAAGGAATTAACCCAAGCAATTGGTATGCCCGTACCACCCGCACTGTTGACATCTAGGACAAAGGAGGAACAAAAGCGTGGCTGA